TATCTCATCTTAGTTTTAGGTACTATGTTATATTTGTTGATGTATATAGTAAATACACTTGTCTATATATATTACAATCTAAATCTCGGGTATATAATGCATTTTTACAATAAAAGATTCTCATTAAAAACTTAACATGATATAAATTAAAGGAGTTACAAATTGATCATAAAGAAGAGTATAGCTCTAATAGTTTTAAAGAATTTATACTTAAACATGGTATACATATCATAAATATTCATGTCCTCATACACATGAACAAAATGACAAGGTTGAGAGAAAGCATTGCCATGTTATAAAAATAGCTTTGATAATGCCTTTTACAgtttttctttctcttactTTTTGGGATGAAGCAGTAATTACTGCTAAATACTTAATCAATAGATTACCTATTCTTGTTCTCTAAGGTAAGACACCATATGAATTGTTATTTAATCAAATTCTTGATTATTAACATTTGAGAATTTTTGGCAGCACATGTTATTCACTGCTGAGACTCTATAATAGACATAAGTTTGATTATAGATCTCACAAGTGTCTTTTTCTAGAATATGCAGCCAATCACAAAGGTTATAGGTGCTTGTCACCCACTAGTAAGGTGTTTATTAGTAGACATGTTGTCTTTGATGCATCTATATTTTCATATAaagaattatttataaataaatctaATAACTTACGATATACAAAGACTAGTACTGATAATAATTTCATTAATTAGAGTTCTTTTCAGACTATTCCTACTGTACCAACATATGTTGGTTTACTTATACAAACACTCTCTCATGATCAATCCTCCCATAATTCAACTCTCTTCATAAGTCGAGTAATAGTACTAATACTAGCTTTAATATAGAAATTTCTCAGCCTAATCAAGTTTCTCCTTCAATTCTGCACCATGAAATTCCTATTCCTAGTTCTGCTATAGAGAGTCAGTTACTCTGTGATAGTTCATAATACAGTCATAGTGTGCCACGAAATCTTTTCATTTCACCAAACACTAATGTCCACCATATGAACACCAAATCCAAGACAGGCAAGtctaaatccaaaatttttctaaCTAAACATAGTGATGAAAAATATGTAGAAAGACCACCAAAAATTATAGCTACTGCTCACACTATACCACATTGGTATGAGGCTATGAAAGAAGAATATAATGCCCTTATGAGAACTAATACCTGAAATCTAGTGTTGTCACtacctcatgctaaaataataGGTTCTAAATGAATTTTCACCACTAAAAAAATCCTGATGAATTTgtgcaaaaatacaaataaagcaCGATTAGTTGCACAATATTTTGGACAAAGTGaaggttttgattttgaccAGATTTTTAGTCCAATGATTAGGTTTATTACTGTGAGAATTGTGCTAAGCTTAACCTTATCTAAAGGTTGAGTTATTCGACAATTTGATTTTAATCACGCATTTTTTAATGGAGATTTatctcaaattatttatatgcaGTAGTCCAAGAGTTTtgaagtcaattttaaaatcttagtgGCAAACTAAATCGATCCCTATATAATCTAAAGTAAGCACCACGAGAATGGTTTCTAACATTGAACAAAACTTTAGAAACATTTGACTTTACCACTGTAAGATCAGATACctatttgtttttgaaatacACTTCTAATCATGTCATATATCTTCTATGCTATGTAGATGACATCATTATTACAGAGAGTGATTTAACTCAAGTTGACCtgatgattaaaattttaaatacagtTTTCTCATTAAAGGATCTAGGTGAACTGAGTTATTTTCTAGGTGTTGAAGTTAGAAAAACTACTGCAGAACATATTCATTTATCTCAAACAAAATATGcgaatgatttatttttaaaattaaacatgGGAGAGGCAAGTGCAATGCCAACTCTCATGATATCATTTCTTTAGCTGTTGACTATAGGTTCAGAAGAATTTGAGGATCCAAGACTATATAGATCTGTTGTTAAAAGTCTTCATTATCTCACAATAACCAGACCAAACGTTTACTTCGTTGTGAGCAAGTTTAGCTAGTTTATGCacattggaaagctctaaagAGAGTTCCTCGGTATCTTCAAGGCACTAAGCAACAAGGGTTACTCTTTCATAAGAATACAGACTTCAGATTGTATAGTCTTGCTGATGCTGATAGGGCATTAGATCTTGAAGACCGGAGGTCAGTCACTgggttttgtattttttttttaggatCTAATTTTGTGTCTTGGTGTTGTAGGAAGCAAATCACTGTCAATAGGAATTCGATAGAGGCTAAATTTCAAAGTCTTGCAGCGTGTGTAGCAGAGACAGTTTGGATTAAGAACTTGTTTGCTCAAGTTGAAAGTTCAACTTCAGACATTTCTAACTATTTTCTGTGACAACTTAAGCACTATAATGCTTGCTTCCAATCCAGTGTTACATGACAAAACTAAGCACTTCCAACTTGATATACAGTTTGTTTGAGACAAGATCAAAAACAATGAATTACATGTGGTCCATATCTCAAGGCAAGAGCAGATTATTGATATATTGACTAAATCCTTGTCAACAACAACCTTTGATAAATTCAAGTACAAACTTAGAGTGGTCCCAAGACCAATCATAAGTTTGAGGGAGATGTAAAAGATGTAGTGGACATTAACACAAATTTGAATAATAATGCTAGTACAGGTCAAGAAAAGTAAAACTCTGTTAGAGTATTTGTATGAGTCatagtataaatagaaaatcGTTGTTTTTAAAATGAGGAGGTGTAatgtatttttttcataatctcTCAATTTTACTTTACTGTATTGTCTTCTTTACTAAGTTGCCCTAAgttcttttttagttttttctatCTAGCTTGTATACATCATCATCATATATATTCCTGTTTTCTATTCATCTTTCTTCTTGAAAATTACATGCTTCAATTCTCTTGAGAATCATTACTTAAAAATAAACAACCACACTATGTTTACACAAAAAATTAACCACAaaattaactatatatatatagtacacATTAACAttaaatgaattttaatttatcctCCTAATTATCcttctaatatttaaaaaattaaaaattcaaatatatattactttttaatattaaaaaataaaaaatcaaaactttatttatttagcaattagaaagataattATGAAAATGGATTAAGACtttcaatcattttttttataatttacccattaaaaaaaaactttagctCTAATCCTATTATTGTAtagcaataaaatttttttctgaaTGATATTGTTACTTCCAAATCTCATATTATAAAATTCTCtttgtgtaattttttaaaattattttctgattttcattatttttatttttcataatgatGAAAAGATTTTCATtgtcaaaataatttattaataatataaaacagAATATAGTATTAGCAATTAGAGGATtgcaatatattattttttaaactttattcTATTTAGCTTTGAATGACATATTGCCATAATATATACTACAGTATTACACCACAAAATTTAGGATTCTGTAAGGCATTTACAAAAACAATGacgttatatataaaaataaagaatattcattaaataagttatttgtataaatatatatcaaaatataaaatatatattaaaaataaattaaatattatatatttatacacaaatatataatattaattcagtgactaatttttctttagcacataatatttttattaaacaaattagttttcattcttttgATATATACTcctattctttttcatttttcaaagcATGCATACTAATAACTTTATCTTGAGATTGAAAAATAATTCCCACCCAGTGTAGTGGGGCTTCTGACAAACCCACCATAAAAAAGgcttattataatattatattttaatattttttaagttaattaaataatttttttctcctcCAACGTTCAGCACTTCAACATATAGGAACTAGAAGTTCATAAATTAGGTGAAACATCTCTTCAATTTTTGTTTACGATATACTATGCATAAATCATAATGTTGAATTATTGCGAGGATGTGACAGCAGTTGATTATCATGAATTAATTAGAAAAGTTAATTACGTATATATTCACTTACAAAACTAGTAATGAAACACGTTTTGATGGGATCTAATAATCTATACAACTAACTTGTGCAGTTAAAGTGTATATAGCTGACGCGGCCAAAACATATATTGATCATCATCATGTTCAATGTACGGACTAGTAACTGCAATTTCAAGCTTCCAAAGTTAATCAATTATTTAGGAGATGATGATCATGATGAGAATAACTTGAGATGGACGATGAAGAGTTCTTTTCTCCGCCAGCTGCTTCGTTATTTATATTAACATAACGTTGCTTATACCCTTAAttcctttattttaattagagGTGTGGGAGAAAATACGAAGGCTTCAAATCTTTAAAACTTTgagtaatataataaaaaataggttTCAAATCTTTGATGTGACGATAAATGATTCATAACAACTCATTGAAAAATGATGATGGCCAAATAAGTAAAATATATGTAATTAGTGAcgaattcaaaaattttataagagggacaaattaaatacaaaataaattaaaatataatataacaaaaattaacaaaatatgatttatAGCATATATATCAacgaaataattatattatataaaagtcaatATTCAGCTacagtaattttttaattatttatatatttatacgcttttattatttttaaaatctatttaTTAATTGCTAttgatatattataatatatattataatttatatatattaaattactaacatgtaaatttttttaatgtattaatatactaaaatatatttaatctataatatatatattaattatataataataataataaactaatagtattaatttttttaaaaggggGGCACCTTATGCCCCCGTAAATCCGCCAGTATTCACAATCTTTGCATTCGATATTATTTACTTTCAAAATTATGAATAAACTAATTAATCGAATTACGTGACCAAATAAATATTCGGTTTTCACCTAAAACTCTTCAGtgtctctaaaattaaaaagtttcaTCGAACAACAGATGAGATTATTCTATCCATTTAACACTTAATCAGTAGTAATATTGATGTGACTTGATTGTTATTCGAAAATGAAGATGCTATGCAAAGTCTCGGTTTTGCTCTTGTTCTTGGCCACACTGACTTGCTACTGCAACGCCTTGCCCCTCTCAACCCACAAGCGATGGATCATCGACGACGCAACGGGGAAGCGCGTGAAGCTCACGTGCGCCCATTGGGTTGCACATGCAAAGCCAATGGTGGCGGAGGGTTTGGACCAGTTACCCTTAAACGACATCGTTAAGCAGTTTCCTGAACGGGGATTCAACTGCGTTCGTCTCTCCTATGCCACTTACATGTTCACTCGCTACGCCAACGTCTCCATTGGCGAGACCTTGAGGAGTCTGGACATACCGGAGAGGGTGGCAGCGATAGAGAAGCACAACCCTTGGGTGCTGAACATGACGCACCTTCAGGCTTATGATGCTGTGGTTGATGCCTTGGATAAACAAGGGGTCATGATGCTCATTGATAACCATGTTAGCATGCCTAAATGGTGCTGTGATCGTCAAGATCAGAATGGCTTCTTCAATGACAGGCACTTTCAACCTCAGGAATGGCTTCAAGGTTTGGCTTTTGTAGCCCGCCATTTCAAGCCAAAACGCCATGTGAGTTGTCATATTCAGTGGGAACaacaacatttattttcatgGATTAATTTTGCTAACAGATTATTCACGTTTGGAAGATAAAAATCGGCATaaagttatcttattttatgttcattaattatctttaaaaacaataagtatataattttaaatgttatatacataaaattataattaaattaatatttttacctGTAATAATATTAAgggaatataaattttttaaaattataatccaCTTTGTTCTGACAATATAGATTATGCATagtacaaaaaatttataaaattaaattatttttatgaaaaatcagTAGGTTGATAAAAGTCTTTGACTAAAAAGAGCAAGGTATCTATAgatagaaaatcaaataataagatttttagttattattttttatgaaaaagtctaatttttaaaatttaacattttgatatctaaaatttaaaacaatttaacgtgtatatttttatatttaattaggtgTTTATTGTTAAGTCTGTtgcacaaatataaataattaatttttatacttgttatttaaaaataataatttttctctttatgtatataaaaatataattagatattagtataaaaaaattatactaatagttataaaattaactcaaaaataatattttttctatatatataaaaatataattagatattagcataaaaaaattatattaatagttataaaattaactcaaatttataatttttttaaaataattgaatcttgattctaacttttaattataacattagtattctctccaaattatatgtaataaatttcttaaagaagagaatgaaaatataaattaaaaagataagcgGTGAaacttaaaactaaataaaaaacaaaaaaattatgtatataatagcaataataataatatttttatttaaattatattattttgttaattttattttctctagaagagaaatatagaaaaaatagaaaatgagagaaaagagaaaaaaaagataaagatgaagaatgagagtgagagcgagagtttattaattttggaagaaaaaattattttaattgtaaaaaaatatcgaatgacatattttgatttgtcaaattactaatataaaatataaattatatatagagtaaaaatagtagagagaaatagaaaaatgaaaagaggtagatgagagaattttaaaagagagtttattaatttaaaaaatatattttttctgtcTCAATTTTAATAAGGGAGTGTTATGTAACAcatttgattaataaattagatagtaatatatgatacataatataggtatatttcaatttcaattttaatatttcaattgtaattttaatgtaattaaagaatgttatgttacacattttgattgtcaaaatagtaattagtcattgataatgtaataaaaaaatagatagagTGGTTGAAGGAATGAGATAAATACAGAAAggaagaggaaggagaggagaactctttaattttggagggaaaaatttgatttcaattgcaaTGAGAAAATGATATGTGGCATATTTtgattgtaaaattagtaaggaGGAGGGAAGAATTCTttaaatttggaggaaaatatttgatttcaatttcaacGAGAGAATGGTATGTGACACATTTtgattgtaaaattagtaaggaggagagaagaattttttaattttggagagaaaaatTTGATTCTAATTGCAATGAAAAAATGATATGTAgcatatttttattgtaaaaattagagatatataatagataatagattattctctttttaacattattgttaatatatatattatgttaatGACATTTTGAAATAACGGAATGTTACATGGGCAATGTATTAATAAGAAGTGAAAGAAAAATTGTGTTTTTCATAtcataaaatattcaaaagtagattattttatacttttaagttttaatttttaaatttttttagttcatTAACAGAATCATATTTATATGATATAATTCAGTtgttatatattattcacaTTACATATATATAAGATATCGTGATGTGGAATAGTATCTCGGATTCATACATAGTGCACACAAATTCAACGAACTCTATTcactttataaatataatactcaaaactttatattataaaattttatttgaatcttttttcCAAACCACGCAGATATAGGTATGTCAAAGATCACACTCCTTGAACTAGCTAATCGTTTTTTACTCAagtatctttttcttaattttgttgCATTAGGTTGTGGCTATGGACTTGAGAAATGAGCTTAGAGGTTCACGTGAAAGTTCAAAGGATTGGTATAAGTACGTGAGGCAAGGAGCAAGAACCATTCACCAACACaaccctaatctcttagttGTAATCTCAGGCTTAGACTTCGACAAAGACTTCACGTTCTTGAAGAACAAGCCCCTTGACCTAAACTTCACCAAGAAGATAGTTTACGAGGCGCACTTGTACTCTTTTACCGGCGACACAGGCAGTTGGAGCCTACAACCGGTGAATCGGGTTTGCGCCTCTGTCCTGGAGTCGGTGCAAAATCTATGGGGATTTTTGATAGGCGGAAGCAACCCAGCACCAATGTTTGTGAGCGAATTCGGTTATGACATGACGGGTGAAAATGATGCGGACAACAAATACATCGTGTGCTTCAAGTCTTACCTTGCAGCGATGGACATGGATTGGAGCTTGTGGTCTTTTGGAGGAAGCTATTATTATCGACAAGGGAATGTTGGTGCTGATGAGAGCTATGCTGTTTTGACCCATGATTGGACACGTTATAGAGACCCTAAATTCCCACACAAGTTTCAACTTCTTCAAGCTCTACTCCAAGGTACATACCCTAATCATCTACTTCATCTAATCATCTAATCCAGAAGTATAGTGCTAATTAATGTGATATTCCGATGCAGATCCAACTTCTAACCTTTCAAAGTCCCAGATCCTGTTCCATCCTTTGAGCGGTAACTGCACGCACGTGAGCCGCAAGAAGGAACTTGAATTTGGTGACTGCAAGAACCATGTTCGGTGGAGTTTCGAAGGAGATAATAATGGAGCTCCAATCAGAAAGATGGACTCTCCTCTGTGTCTAAAGGCAACTGGTGAAGGCCTTCCTCCAACACTCTCAAAGGATTGCTTGTCACCAAAGAGTTCTTGGAGATTTGTTTCGGTGACGGGTCTTCATTTGGCCACCAAAAATAAGAATGGGGACCTTTTGTGCTTGGACACTCATTCTCATTCTTCTAagttagtcaccaaaaaatgcATCTGCGTTGATGACGATGATTCTGCTTGTTTGGATAATCCCCAAAGCCAGTGGTTCCAGCTTCTTACAACCAACGTCTAGTTAAATTAAAGGGAAAAAGATATATAGCTtctttactttttaaatttttgacaaatatattcctgacaaaatttaaatacaaaaaagtcctTGACTTTAATaaacggaggacaatttagtccttccgtctatttttcttttcatacaTCAAATGGAACTGGCTGACGTGGTTAAAACGGTGTTCAGGTATCCGTTACGGTGCCACGCTGGAAGGgaaataaagttcgaaggacaaataagtccttaacgtcattttacaaataaaattcgaaggacaaataggtccttaagattttttttcaaaattaataaactcttttcctaaattctctcatctatcTTCTTCCCCTCTctccatttttatatttctctctattatttttactctatatataattatattttatattagtaatttgacaaatcaaaatatgtcatttgatattttttacaattaaaacattttaaatgtaaaaagtatacacattaaattattttaaattttagataacgaatgttaaaattaattattaataaaaaattagacttttcatataaaaataataactaaaaatcttattatttaatcttTTATCTACGGATATCTTGGTCTTCTTAGTCAGAAACTTTTGTCAACttacaatttttttgtaaaagtagtttgattttataaatcttttgtgtcatgcataatttatactgttagaacaaagtgaattataatttttttaaaaaaattattctcgtaatgttattatggataaaaatactagttctaatataatacacaaatgtaCTAATGCTAACTTAATACATGAATGATGCACAAATGATCTAATGTtaatttgatgcataaatgaacTGATGCTAACTAATGCCACTGGTACGATGAAAactgaactaatgcaatttaacaaattttaatataatacacaaatgcactaaaactgaactaatgcaattcaagaaaaaaaatagaaacagaaaaagcccaatttctgcaattttaatacaaataattttaaattgcaGAGTACAATAAGTTAACTAGATTTTAAAATACAagcataattttataaactaaattctcataatagaaatataatagaagcataatggaaaaaaaattctcaaggacctatttgtccttcaaactttatttgcaaaatgacgtcaaggacttatttgtcctttgAACTTTATTTCCCTTCCAGCGTGGCACCGTAACGGACACCTGGACACcgtttcagccacgtcagccaGTTCCGTTTGGTGTATGAGAGACAAATAGACGGAATgactaaattgtcctccgtttgttaaagtcagggacttttttgtatttaaattttgtcagggatgtatttgtcaaaaatttaaaaagtcagGAACCTATCTGTCTTTTTCCCTAAATTAAATACTTTAGGATTAGTATTAGTTCTTATTGTTAATGGCACCTACCCGATGCCGTATTAGTATTATCGAAATAATAAATCTAGGTGATTACTACGGtaagattattaatttatacGTATCGATATGGtataaaaaaatagacaaaTAAAAATTTGCCATGtgaattttacttatttttgtcagcatttattttttatttaatttttaaaaatattaaataattatatttataaaaatattttcatatataattatataaaataaatatatttttataattaattttattaaatgattaaataatcttttttatttatgtgataagaatattcatttttaataataatttaaattaaaattaaatcaataaattatttaaaaaaaacaaaattaattaatcaaaaataTCATATGTACTTACTGTTCTTCTTCTCATTATCAAAAGTGCCTCAAAAATGATGAACAAACTCTAATCCTAGCAAAAGTCTCAAAAGTCAAAATCAGTTTTTGTCTCCCTCTCCCTACTCGCCACGCCCTTCTTTGTTGCTTCCCTAGTCCAGTCTCCACTGCGTGCTCTTCTACCTCGCACTGTCCTACCTTTGTCACCATGCCTCACGCTCCTGTCGCCGTCCTGCCTCGCACTGTCGCTTAGTCTGTGAATGTTGTATCACACGATGCTTCTGCGGCCTATGGGTGTTGCCGATTGGAAGTTGCTAGCGTCGCCGTTGCTGCTGCTATCTTCACTACTGTGGTGCTGCCGGTTTAAGTAAGCCACAAACCTCCTCTTCTCCCCTTTGATAGTCCCTTCCTACCTCAGTTCAATACTTTAGTTGAATGTTCAAATTTTAATCAGTTATATTCCTATTTTTTGTTATGGATATGATTATGAATTTATAATTCTACTGGATtgacttttatatataattaaaacatgATTCATTCCCATGTTATTTACTATATACCTCGTTAATGGTTAAAGCAAAAGGAAGCGCTCTCAAAAAAGAATGGACCACATCATCTTACCATAATAATCAATTCACAAACTGTTATTGAGcaaatcaactttaatttttgaagttATAAACCAACTGaagatttatatatttatatataaaaaatagataagagtatattaatataataaattacagGGAGACTTGTATATTAGTATAATGTTAAACTAAACtcagttaaattttatttgaagtcttttagttgaattttcCTCTATTCTATTTTGTTCTGAATCTTCTCGAATgaactatttattttttcttgtttaattttgttttaaatttgcTGTTGTTCAATTGATATCCATAGGCACATGTACCTACTGAAATCTGTTCCAAGTGTTGCTAGTAGTTGcactttatttatttgtgtttaTGGTGTAGTTGTTTTCTTATAACTAGTAGAACTAAGGTCTTCTAGTAATAGAAATTCATTGTAAAATAAGACATGCATTAACTTCCTTCCCAAATAATATCCATTTCTCCATTTTTCGTGTAATTTTGATTCCATAGCCTTTTTATAATAGATTAAAGTTTGAACATTCAACTAAAATATTGAACAGAGATAGGAAGGGAATATCAGAGGAGAGAAGAGGAGGTTTGTGGCTTACTTAAACCGGCGGTGCCACAGCAGCAACAGCGAcactagcaacttccaattggCAACACCCACAGGCTGCAGAAGCATCGTGCGATACAACACCCACAGACTAAGCGACAGTGCGAGGCAGGGCGACGACAGCAGCGTGAGGTATGGTGGCAAAGGTGGGACAGTGCGAGGCAGGGGAGCACGCAGTGGAGACTGGACTAGGGAAGCAACAAGGAAGGGTGTGGCGAGTAGAGAGAGGGAGACAAGAACTGGTTTTGACTTTTGAGACTTTTGCTAGGATTAGGGTTTGTTCATCATTTTTGGGACACTTTTGAttatgagaagaagaagaacagcaAGCACATATGatgttttttattaattgattttgtttttctttttatttttttgaaatgatttgttgatttaattgtaatttaaattattattaaaaatgggtatataaggatatttttgtaaatataattatttaatattttttaaaaattaaataaaaaataaatgccGACGAAAATAAGTAAAATCCACATGGCAAATTTTTATTTGTCTATTTTTTATATCGTACCGATACGTATAAATTAGTAATCGTATTATAGCAATTACCATAAATTCTATCTATTCTCTGTCTCTATATCTCGATTTCTTAGTTTAATATGAGACGTGATTCAAACCAAGTGGATGATCTCGAACTAAACTGATTTAATAAGATGAGTCATGAACTACTCCTTTGTCATCGTATTATATCCATGACTTCATTAGATCTTGGAATATCATCTTTGGATCTACCTACTTGACCAGGCCAAAATATGAGTTCTACTTATTCTAAGGACTCAGGGACTGAAAGTAAGGTGATCGATCAAACACAGAAAGAACAAACAATCAACCACTACCATTATGGTAATCAAGAAAATCATCCTCTTATGGCTGCAAATTCGAGATACTTCCTTAGCTTGGCCCAGCCTTTATGTATACTTTCCAGAGCTTTTAATGCAATATGCACCATTCCTATTAAGTAAATACATAACAGATCATTCTAGAGCTTTTAATGAACAATGAAGAATATGCTCAAGTGAATTGTGGATCTTCGGAATGATTATAATACGTATACACCAAAATCAactatcagtataaaatatatgttaaaatacaaatatatattaaaaataacttaaatcacacatatatttatGGGGGATACTCCCATAAAGTTGCATAAAATGTCTTTTTGTAAAGATAATTATGTGTCGTCATATTATTGGACGTTTTAAtgaaccaatttttttaaattttttaactaaccAGAATAAAACCGATTTTTTATAAAACCCACCCCTTCCCCCTAACACCCACCCCACCCCCCAATTCGTGAATCACTATCTACCTGAAGGCCTGAACTCTGAACTCAAGGTCAAACTCACCCAACCAAAACCCTAAGTTCTCCCTGCAaccatagttgtcagaaccgaacCGGTAATCGAACCGATCAGATTACTAGGTCACTGGTTCAACTGGTAGGTCATTGGTTGAACTAGTTAACCCGGTCCCACATAagtaaaacatataaaatagctaaaaacttaaaaattaaccgttaaaaaatatatctccAATAACATTTTAATAAACATTAAGTCTCAAAT
The genomic region above belongs to Arachis duranensis cultivar V14167 chromosome 3, aradu.V14167.gnm2.J7QH, whole genome shotgun sequence and contains:
- the LOC107480555 gene encoding glycosyl hydrolase 5 family protein-like yields the protein MKMLCKVSVLLLFLATLTCYCNALPLSTHKRWIIDDATGKRVKLTCAHWVAHAKPMVAEGLDQLPLNDIVKQFPERGFNCVRLSYATYMFTRYANVSIGETLRSLDIPERVAAIEKHNPWVLNMTHLQAYDAVVDALDKQGVMMLIDNHVSMPKWCCDRQDQNGFFNDRHFQPQEWLQGLAFVARHFKPKRHVVAMDLRNELRGSRESSKDWYKYVRQGARTIHQHNPNLLVVISGLDFDKDFTFLKNKPLDLNFTKKIVYEAHLYSFTGDTGSWSLQPVNRVCASVLESVQNLWGFLIGGSNPAPMFVSEFGYDMTGENDADNKYIVCFKSYLAAMDMDWSLWSFGGSYYYRQGNVGADESYAVLTHDWTRYRDPKFPHKFQLLQALLQDPTSNLSKSQILFHPLSGNCTHVSRKKELEFGDCKNHVRWSFEGDNNGAPIRKMDSPLCLKATGEGLPPTLSKDCLSPKSSWRFVSVTGLHLATKNKNGDLLCLDTHSHSSKLVTKKCICVDDDDSACLDNPQSQWFQLLTTNV